A region of Kribbella sp. NBC_01245 DNA encodes the following proteins:
- a CDS encoding Calx-beta domain-containing protein, whose amino-acid sequence MKWLRGICALVVATVVVTAGGSGVATAAADEWPKVVVQNTTIDNHGCEEYPTLFTRRVAIQMTPAADQDFKITWMTKAGTAKPEADFIPVTNGLVEVKAGQTVATANVQIRKDMVREQDETFFVVLTSTSDGKLADSVATVTIHDVACNG is encoded by the coding sequence ATGAAGTGGCTCAGGGGGATTTGTGCGCTCGTCGTCGCCACAGTGGTGGTGACGGCCGGCGGGTCGGGGGTGGCGACCGCGGCCGCCGACGAGTGGCCGAAGGTCGTGGTTCAGAACACGACCATCGACAACCACGGTTGCGAGGAGTACCCGACGTTGTTCACCCGACGCGTCGCGATCCAGATGACGCCGGCCGCAGACCAGGACTTCAAGATCACCTGGATGACCAAGGCGGGTACCGCGAAGCCGGAGGCGGACTTCATCCCCGTCACCAACGGCTTGGTGGAGGTGAAGGCCGGACAGACGGTTGCCACGGCGAACGTCCAGATCCGCAAGGACATGGTGCGTGAGCAGGACGAGACGTTCTTCGTCGTACTGACCTCGACCTCGGACGGAAAGCTGGCCGACAGCGTCGCGACGGTGACCATCCACGACGTGGCCTGCAACGGCTAA
- a CDS encoding AfsR/SARP family transcriptional regulator encodes MESASNRPRADVRLLGPVEVIGPGGLAVLPGSRQRALLGLLALQPGVVVARTTLIDALWGEDPPRTALKTLYSHVTRVRQALEACGLPDLFCTREPGYVLAISPAEVDVSRFEKQVASARAAARPAEASKLLHEAMTLWRGDAFADAPLAGAAMAAIDRLQEIRISAAEDLWAAELELGEHGRSASELEVLVARHPYRERLVGLLMTARYRSGRHADALEAYHRLRTRLADELGVDPGPELRRQYAAILRHEAPMSPVAAKRPHFPKPAQLPAPVGHFTGRTRELAVLDDAVSQAKGRPRVLALSGPGGMGKTALALQWAHAVEHDFPDGQLFLDLRGHEPGQAMAATEALPRLLRSLGVSTDRVPAELSEQSGLYRSFMHNKRILVLLDNCGAVDQLLPLVPGGESSLLLVTSRSRLTALGAHHAVRLVDLDALDNDEALDLLGQMLGAERIEREPDAAAKLADLCGRMPLAVRIAAAILAAHPLRPITELCAALEGENRLDALSIDGDSRSVRTVFASAYDALTPAAARLFRLLGLHAGPTVQVHLASAAADVSLPQARALLAELVTAQLIADLGHDRYRFHDLIRLYASECAQQDEPPEQRAETISRIVDWYLAIAQIANRALDPSRNRVVPTLQYPPTETGIADATDRDAVLAFLDGERPNLVPVTRAATELGHHRAAWQLTYLLTGWFEFRGHRTDRIEICRWAVDAAQRDGDEFAEGLMWSSLGVAYKAAHRFAEALEPLNRSIALTSSTGDKRGLGNALNNLANAYVGLRRYDEAIDAFHQALPLYGETGQQAAMAATLSNLGETYVQIGQVELGFDYLTRALAQARELADLWLEGAITHNLGQAYLEHGSAETAVAHLREALAIRQRAGDQHFAPDTLAHLGAAYLACGDTAAAADVLQQALTASRGIADEQLEARILTLLEELPRGGNRSPAAAPTPT; translated from the coding sequence GTGGAATCAGCGTCGAACCGGCCACGAGCCGACGTACGGCTGCTCGGGCCCGTCGAGGTCATCGGCCCCGGCGGGCTCGCCGTGCTGCCCGGAAGTCGCCAGCGCGCACTGCTCGGTTTGCTCGCCCTGCAACCCGGTGTGGTCGTCGCGAGAACGACGCTGATCGACGCGTTGTGGGGTGAGGATCCACCTCGTACGGCGCTGAAGACTTTGTACAGCCACGTCACCCGGGTCCGGCAGGCGCTGGAGGCGTGCGGTCTGCCGGATCTCTTCTGCACTCGCGAACCTGGCTATGTGCTGGCGATCTCGCCCGCCGAGGTGGACGTCAGCCGCTTCGAGAAGCAGGTCGCGTCCGCGCGAGCCGCCGCCCGCCCGGCCGAGGCGTCGAAGCTGTTGCACGAGGCAATGACCCTGTGGCGTGGCGACGCCTTCGCCGATGCGCCACTGGCCGGTGCGGCGATGGCCGCGATCGACCGCTTGCAGGAGATCCGGATCAGCGCGGCCGAGGACCTCTGGGCGGCCGAGCTGGAACTGGGCGAGCATGGCCGCTCAGCCTCCGAGCTGGAGGTCCTGGTCGCCCGGCATCCCTACCGGGAGCGGCTGGTCGGGCTCCTGATGACGGCGCGCTATCGCAGCGGCCGGCACGCCGACGCGTTGGAGGCCTACCACCGACTCAGAACGCGTCTGGCGGACGAGCTGGGCGTCGACCCAGGTCCGGAACTCCGGCGTCAGTACGCCGCCATCCTTCGGCACGAAGCCCCGATGAGCCCGGTCGCGGCGAAGCGGCCGCACTTCCCCAAGCCGGCGCAACTACCAGCGCCGGTCGGCCACTTCACCGGCCGGACCAGGGAGCTCGCCGTACTGGATGATGCGGTCAGCCAGGCCAAGGGGCGACCGAGGGTTCTCGCGTTGTCCGGTCCGGGTGGGATGGGGAAGACCGCGTTGGCCCTGCAGTGGGCGCATGCGGTCGAGCACGATTTTCCCGACGGCCAGCTCTTCCTTGATCTGCGCGGCCACGAGCCCGGCCAAGCGATGGCGGCGACTGAGGCGTTGCCGCGTCTACTGCGAAGCCTGGGGGTGTCGACCGACAGAGTTCCTGCGGAGCTGTCCGAGCAGTCCGGGCTCTACAGATCGTTCATGCACAACAAGCGAATCCTCGTCCTCCTTGACAACTGCGGTGCCGTGGATCAACTGCTGCCGCTAGTGCCCGGCGGAGAGTCCAGCTTGTTGCTGGTGACCAGTCGCAGTCGCCTGACCGCGCTCGGGGCACATCACGCCGTACGCCTGGTCGACCTCGACGCCCTCGACAATGACGAGGCACTGGACCTGCTCGGCCAGATGCTCGGCGCCGAGCGGATCGAGAGGGAACCTGACGCGGCCGCCAAGCTGGCCGACCTTTGTGGACGGATGCCGCTGGCCGTGCGGATCGCCGCGGCCATCCTGGCGGCGCATCCGCTTCGTCCGATCACGGAACTCTGTGCCGCCCTCGAGGGGGAGAACCGGCTCGACGCCCTCAGCATCGACGGTGATTCCCGCAGCGTCCGGACCGTCTTCGCCAGCGCGTACGACGCGTTGACGCCGGCGGCCGCTCGGCTGTTCCGGCTACTCGGCCTCCATGCCGGACCGACCGTCCAGGTGCATCTCGCGTCGGCGGCCGCGGACGTTTCGCTGCCGCAGGCCCGCGCGCTGCTGGCGGAATTGGTGACGGCCCAGCTGATCGCCGACCTCGGCCACGACCGGTACCGCTTCCACGACCTGATCCGCCTCTACGCCTCGGAGTGCGCCCAGCAGGACGAGCCGCCCGAGCAGCGCGCGGAGACGATCAGCCGGATCGTCGACTGGTATCTCGCCATCGCCCAGATCGCCAACCGCGCGCTGGATCCGAGCCGCAACCGGGTGGTGCCGACGCTGCAGTACCCGCCCACCGAAACGGGCATCGCCGACGCCACCGACCGCGATGCCGTTCTCGCCTTCCTCGACGGTGAACGGCCCAACCTCGTCCCCGTCACCCGGGCGGCGACCGAGTTGGGGCACCATCGCGCGGCCTGGCAGCTGACGTACCTGCTGACCGGCTGGTTCGAATTCCGTGGTCACCGAACCGACCGGATCGAGATCTGCCGCTGGGCGGTCGACGCCGCACAACGTGACGGCGACGAGTTCGCCGAAGGCCTGATGTGGAGCAGTCTCGGCGTGGCCTACAAGGCCGCACACCGGTTCGCGGAGGCGCTCGAGCCGCTGAACCGATCGATCGCCCTCACCAGTTCCACGGGCGACAAACGTGGGCTGGGGAACGCGCTGAACAATCTGGCCAACGCCTATGTCGGCCTGCGCAGGTACGACGAGGCGATCGACGCGTTCCACCAGGCACTGCCGCTGTACGGCGAAACGGGTCAGCAGGCCGCGATGGCCGCCACGCTCAGCAATCTCGGTGAGACGTACGTCCAGATCGGGCAGGTCGAGCTCGGGTTCGACTACTTGACCCGTGCTCTCGCGCAAGCCCGCGAACTGGCCGACCTGTGGCTGGAGGGCGCGATCACCCACAACCTCGGCCAGGCCTACCTCGAGCATGGCTCCGCGGAGACGGCGGTCGCCCATCTTCGCGAGGCGCTCGCCATCCGGCAGCGGGCCGGGGACCAGCACTTCGCTCCCGACACCCTGGCCCATCTCGGCGCCGCCTATCTCGCCTGTGGTGATACCGCGGCCGCCGCCGACGTACTCCAGCAAGCGTTGACCGCCAGCCGTGGCATCGCCGACGAGCAGCTGGAAGCGCGGATCCTCACTCTGCTCGAGGAGCTGCCGAGGGGCGGCAACCGATCACCGGCTGCCGCCCCAACACCCACTTAG
- the snpA gene encoding snapalysin, which yields MSRRKLLPSLAGLAAMLVFPAFAAPTATAAPIPAPEPVSTVSAYAGSPQEAANNKAFYDAVMKSARAKQAKSGNALAAVTVRYRNNAPTFSTQIARSTQIWNSSVTNVRLVQSTSGYDFYYTEGNDPRGSYASTNGHGRGYIFLDYRQAQVYDPTRITSHETGHVLGLPDHYSGPCSELMSGGGPGPSCTNAYPNSNERSRVNRLWANGFAPTSTGVFQTVR from the coding sequence ATGTCCCGACGCAAGCTCCTGCCGTCCCTCGCCGGACTCGCCGCGATGCTGGTCTTCCCGGCTTTCGCGGCTCCCACGGCGACCGCCGCGCCCATCCCGGCCCCCGAGCCGGTCAGCACGGTCTCCGCCTATGCCGGTTCGCCGCAGGAAGCGGCCAACAACAAGGCGTTCTACGACGCGGTGATGAAGTCCGCCCGCGCCAAGCAGGCCAAGAGCGGTAACGCGCTCGCCGCCGTGACCGTGCGGTACCGGAACAACGCCCCGACCTTCTCCACCCAGATCGCCCGGTCCACCCAGATCTGGAACTCGTCGGTCACGAACGTCCGGCTGGTCCAGAGCACCAGTGGGTACGACTTCTACTACACCGAGGGGAACGACCCGCGCGGTTCGTACGCCTCCACCAACGGCCATGGACGCGGCTACATCTTCCTCGACTACCGCCAGGCGCAGGTGTACGACCCGACCCGGATCACCTCCCACGAGACCGGTCACGTGCTCGGTCTGCCGGACCACTACTCGGGTCCGTGCAGCGAGCTGATGTCCGGCGGTGGCCCCGGCCCGTCCTGCACCAACGCCTACCCGAACTCGAACGAGCGGTCGCGGGTGAACCGCTTGTGGGCCAACGGTTTCGCGCCGACGTCCACCGGTGTGTTCCAGACGGTCCGCTGA
- a CDS encoding GNAT family N-acetyltransferase has protein sequence MFTLPLGVDAQLRPLEPWQAQEFLAHIDRARPSVDPWIPWASLSTDLATATEVLQRYADKQAKDDARIYGIWLDGTLVGGVMFTRFDAATGVCEIGCWLEVAGEGRGLVTRACRALIDWAFGERGMSRIEWSVASGNTRSIEVARRLGMTRDGVLRQRYPYRGVRQDSEIWSLLAEEWSPETPVVSVKAELDHLMRTFLGAFTNTGGSRPNVDVIRETFIPRGMIISNVGDEPVIYDLDAFIEPRAKMLTDGTLTEFSEWEVAERTEIFESIAHRFSEYRKSGFLDGEWFEGAGRKTTQYVRTPAGWRMSSMAWDDV, from the coding sequence GTGTTCACACTCCCGCTCGGCGTCGATGCTCAACTCCGTCCCCTGGAGCCCTGGCAGGCGCAGGAATTCCTCGCTCATATCGACCGCGCCCGGCCTTCCGTGGACCCGTGGATTCCGTGGGCGTCGCTCAGCACCGACCTCGCCACCGCCACCGAGGTCCTTCAGCGGTACGCCGACAAACAGGCCAAGGACGACGCCCGGATCTACGGCATCTGGCTGGACGGCACGCTGGTCGGCGGCGTCATGTTCACGCGTTTCGACGCCGCCACCGGCGTGTGCGAGATCGGCTGCTGGCTGGAGGTCGCCGGCGAAGGCCGAGGGCTGGTGACGCGGGCATGCCGGGCGTTGATCGACTGGGCCTTCGGGGAGCGCGGGATGAGCCGGATCGAGTGGTCGGTCGCGTCCGGCAACACTCGCAGCATCGAGGTCGCGCGCCGGCTCGGAATGACTCGCGACGGCGTACTGCGGCAGCGCTATCCGTACCGGGGTGTGCGGCAGGACAGCGAGATCTGGTCGCTCCTGGCCGAGGAATGGTCTCCTGAGACGCCCGTGGTTAGCGTCAAGGCCGAGCTCGACCACCTGATGCGCACGTTCCTCGGCGCGTTCACCAACACCGGTGGCAGTCGGCCGAACGTCGACGTCATCCGGGAGACGTTCATTCCGCGAGGGATGATCATCAGCAACGTCGGGGACGAGCCTGTGATCTACGACCTCGACGCGTTCATCGAGCCGCGGGCGAAGATGCTCACCGATGGCACGCTGACGGAGTTCTCCGAATGGGAAGTCGCCGAGCGAACCGAGATCTTCGAGTCGATCGCGCACCGGTTCAGCGAATACCGCAAGTCCGGCTTCCTCGACGGCGAGTGGTTCGAGGGCGCCGGCCGCAAGACCACCCAATACGTCCGTACGCCGGCCGGCTGGCGAATGAGCTCAATGGCCTGGGACGACGTGTAA
- a CDS encoding TetR/AcrR family transcriptional regulator, giving the protein MPPAPGDREARRKDVSQAVWQVLADKGFGGLTLRSVAAAMSVSTGMLMHYFPTKRALIAHALDLLEKRTAERPRRERPTAGLAAVRAMLLDILPLTLDDTARNRIWVSSWDLALADGGLAADQADRYTRLRATIRPHFEDARRLGELPQAADPEQLAATAVAFTHGLVVQALFDPARFPEDVQTAMVDDFLAGVRRVRRR; this is encoded by the coding sequence ATGCCCCCAGCACCAGGAGATCGCGAAGCCCGCCGCAAGGACGTATCGCAGGCGGTGTGGCAAGTGCTTGCGGACAAGGGATTCGGCGGGCTGACCCTGCGCTCGGTCGCCGCCGCGATGAGCGTCTCGACCGGGATGCTCATGCACTACTTCCCGACCAAGCGGGCCTTGATCGCGCATGCCCTGGATCTGCTGGAGAAGCGCACCGCGGAACGTCCCCGCCGCGAGCGTCCGACCGCGGGCCTTGCTGCCGTACGGGCCATGCTGCTGGACATCCTGCCGCTCACCCTGGACGACACCGCCCGCAATCGCATCTGGGTCAGCTCCTGGGATCTGGCCCTCGCCGACGGCGGGCTCGCGGCGGACCAGGCCGATCGCTACACCCGGTTGCGCGCCACGATCCGCCCGCACTTCGAAGACGCCCGCCGCCTCGGCGAGTTGCCCCAAGCCGCCGACCCGGAACAACTCGCCGCCACCGCGGTCGCGTTCACCCACGGACTCGTCGTACAGGCCCTCTTCGACCCTGCCCGCTTTCCCGAGGACGTACAGACCGCGATGGTCGACGACTTCCTGGCCGGGGTTAGGCGTGTGCGTAGACGCTGA
- a CDS encoding alpha-L-fucosidase yields MPTPDSSAPRPRRRSIVLGAPAVGAAATLLGSTAGAAHAAPIATTQAVLDGTGQRLDAQLALSRLRFGLFVHFGPASLTQRETGWGRRAYRPGRPDDGAPYNDPNATSDPVYDVAYKSFLPAVGWAEGLADVAVSAGMKYLVLTSKHHDGFPMFRARNFADSFYPDFAATPLGKSGRDLTMEVAQACRSRGLELGLYYSGWDWTHPKVVAGKYEDYYPYMMDHLNQLMRNYGKISFLWYDGIMPAPLDVYRPPTFHSVPRNLQPELLINNRGYALNWAEPRPTLNGDYYTPEQRIGSFDVSRAWESCITIGQQWSWRENDVLKSPATIIKTLIATATGDGNLLFNVGPKPSGEVDKPQRDRLAEVGQWVKTYGGAIYGTRGGPVPPSSFAATTFKDRTMNLFLFSRSASQKVTLPNLNNKLRAAKTTKGSSVPFTLDGNGRAELNLTGLDTSAGPVELIHLTYTDPLSHEYVIPDAITQPVRPGNLALRKPATQISTDYGGDAARAVDGNTDGDYNHNSVTHTAVDATEAWWQVDLGASAAIGDVEVYNRTGGFEFRLTDFWVIVSDNPIAAQDLATARTGPGVTAKRHAGEGGTPSTINFGGATGRYVRIQLENQNGPLSLAEVSVYAHA; encoded by the coding sequence ATGCCGACGCCCGACTCATCCGCCCCTCGCCCTCGGCGCCGTTCGATCGTTCTCGGTGCGCCGGCTGTCGGAGCCGCAGCCACGTTGCTCGGTTCGACGGCCGGCGCAGCCCACGCCGCGCCGATCGCGACCACCCAGGCCGTCCTGGACGGCACCGGCCAGCGGCTGGACGCGCAGCTGGCGCTGTCGAGACTGCGCTTCGGCCTCTTCGTCCATTTCGGGCCGGCCAGCCTGACCCAGCGCGAGACCGGCTGGGGCCGGCGCGCATACCGACCCGGCCGGCCGGATGACGGTGCGCCGTACAACGATCCGAACGCGACCTCGGACCCGGTCTACGACGTGGCGTACAAGTCGTTCCTGCCGGCGGTGGGCTGGGCCGAGGGCCTGGCCGACGTCGCCGTCTCAGCGGGCATGAAGTACCTGGTGCTGACCAGCAAGCACCACGACGGCTTTCCCATGTTCCGGGCCCGGAACTTCGCTGACTCGTTCTACCCGGACTTCGCCGCCACCCCGCTGGGAAAGTCGGGCCGGGATCTGACCATGGAGGTCGCGCAGGCGTGCCGCTCACGCGGTCTCGAGTTGGGCCTCTACTACTCCGGCTGGGACTGGACGCATCCGAAGGTCGTCGCCGGCAAGTACGAGGACTACTACCCGTACATGATGGACCACCTGAACCAGCTGATGCGCAACTACGGGAAGATCTCCTTCCTTTGGTACGACGGCATCATGCCGGCGCCGCTCGACGTCTACCGGCCGCCGACCTTCCACTCGGTCCCACGAAACCTGCAGCCCGAACTGCTCATCAACAACCGTGGCTACGCACTCAACTGGGCCGAACCGAGGCCCACGTTGAACGGCGACTACTACACGCCTGAGCAACGGATCGGGTCGTTCGATGTGTCGCGGGCGTGGGAGTCGTGCATCACCATCGGGCAGCAGTGGTCCTGGCGTGAGAACGACGTACTGAAGTCGCCCGCGACGATCATCAAGACGCTGATCGCGACCGCGACCGGGGACGGCAACCTGCTCTTCAACGTGGGACCCAAGCCGTCAGGGGAGGTGGACAAGCCGCAACGGGACAGGCTGGCCGAGGTCGGGCAATGGGTGAAGACCTACGGGGGTGCGATCTACGGCACCCGTGGCGGACCGGTCCCGCCGAGCAGCTTCGCGGCGACGACCTTCAAGGACCGCACGATGAACCTGTTCCTCTTCTCGCGATCAGCGAGCCAGAAGGTCACATTGCCGAATCTGAACAACAAACTGCGCGCCGCGAAGACGACGAAGGGCAGCTCCGTCCCCTTCACTCTGGACGGCAATGGGCGTGCCGAGCTCAACCTGACCGGGCTCGATACCTCCGCGGGCCCGGTGGAGCTGATCCATCTGACGTACACCGATCCGCTGTCGCACGAGTACGTGATCCCCGACGCGATCACCCAGCCGGTGCGACCCGGAAACCTCGCGCTGCGCAAACCGGCCACCCAGATCTCCACCGACTACGGCGGCGACGCGGCCCGCGCCGTTGATGGGAACACCGACGGCGACTACAACCACAACTCCGTCACCCACACCGCGGTCGACGCCACGGAGGCCTGGTGGCAAGTCGACCTCGGCGCCTCGGCCGCCATCGGCGACGTGGAGGTCTACAACCGCACCGGAGGCTTCGAGTTCCGGTTGACCGACTTCTGGGTGATCGTCTCCGACAACCCCATCGCCGCCCAGGACCTGGCCACCGCCCGCACCGGCCCCGGAGTCACGGCCAAGCGTCACGCCGGCGAAGGCGGAACGCCGAGCACGATCAACTTCGGCGGCGCCACCGGACGGTACGTCCGGATCCAGCTCGAGAACCAGAACGGCCCGCTGTCACTCGCCGAGGTCAGCGTCTACGCACACGCCTAA
- a CDS encoding GntR family transcriptional regulator yields the protein MGDDQQRVSPGQTPKLQPAPRLMLRESVYESVKRLLMDHDLEPGTRLSIDGLSRDLQVSPTPVREALFRCEAEGLVVRRPNAGYLVAPLLGRQALLDLYDIRLLLEPAAAARAALNASDRDRQDIDDAIEAMTPAVYGDSYQAYRDFAEEDAKLHRTIASASGNPLIAETLDRLRAHVHSYRLYFRHGIADVTATEHQAIRDTILDHDPAAAEQAMRTHLENSRIRLLNAYDQAEEV from the coding sequence GTGGGCGATGACCAGCAGCGCGTCAGTCCAGGGCAGACACCCAAGTTGCAGCCCGCGCCGCGGCTGATGCTGCGCGAGAGCGTGTACGAGTCGGTCAAGCGCCTGCTGATGGACCACGACTTGGAGCCCGGCACGCGACTGTCGATCGACGGCCTGTCCCGGGACCTGCAGGTCTCGCCGACGCCGGTGCGCGAAGCGCTGTTCCGCTGCGAAGCCGAGGGCTTGGTGGTCCGGCGGCCGAACGCGGGCTACTTGGTCGCGCCGCTACTCGGGCGCCAGGCCCTTCTCGATCTGTACGACATCCGGCTGTTGCTCGAGCCCGCGGCCGCCGCCCGTGCCGCTCTCAACGCGTCGGACCGCGACCGCCAGGACATCGACGACGCCATCGAGGCGATGACGCCGGCCGTCTACGGCGACAGCTATCAGGCGTACCGCGACTTCGCCGAGGAGGACGCGAAGCTGCACCGCACGATCGCGAGCGCGAGCGGCAATCCGCTCATCGCCGAAACGCTGGACCGGCTACGCGCCCACGTCCACTCGTACCGGCTCTACTTCCGGCACGGCATCGCCGACGTCACGGCCACCGAACACCAGGCGATCCGGGACACGATCCTCGACCACGACCCGGCCGCCGCCGAACAGGCCATGCGAACCCACCTTGAGAACTCCCGAATCCGCCTACTCAACGCCTACGACCAGGCCGAGGAGGTTTAG
- a CDS encoding TetR/AcrR family transcriptional regulator, with protein MPKLWSETVDAHRRTVREAIMEATWALVAERGPLSVTMTQVAESAGVGRATLYKYFPDVEAILVAYHDQHVSSHLEQLLQLGDQAGDPAQRLQAVLTRYALICHRRKRHGSDELAALLHRDGRVDHAQQRLIAHFQELIAAAASNGDVRRDLAPDELASYCVHALSAAGDLASEAAVSRLVAVTMAGLSG; from the coding sequence GTGCCCAAGCTATGGAGTGAGACGGTCGACGCGCATCGGCGCACCGTGCGGGAGGCGATCATGGAGGCGACCTGGGCGCTGGTGGCTGAGCGCGGCCCGCTGTCGGTGACGATGACCCAGGTTGCCGAGAGCGCGGGGGTTGGGCGCGCCACGCTCTACAAGTACTTCCCTGACGTCGAAGCGATCTTGGTCGCCTACCACGATCAACACGTCTCCAGTCATCTCGAGCAGCTGCTCCAGCTGGGTGATCAGGCCGGTGACCCGGCGCAACGGCTTCAAGCCGTGCTGACGCGCTACGCCCTCATTTGCCACCGCCGCAAACGGCATGGATCCGACGAGCTCGCAGCTCTCTTGCATCGGGACGGGCGGGTCGATCATGCCCAGCAGCGGCTGATCGCTCACTTTCAGGAACTCATCGCCGCGGCGGCCTCGAACGGCGATGTGCGGCGCGATCTGGCGCCGGATGAGCTTGCGAGTTACTGCGTTCACGCCCTCTCCGCGGCCGGCGACCTGGCCTCGGAAGCTGCGGTCAGTCGCCTCGTCGCGGTCACCATGGCCGGGCTGTCCGGCTAA
- a CDS encoding DUF2269 domain-containing protein: MSLPPRLRKTVLTLHISTSVGWLGAVLAYLALDITAVTSNDPQTARGAYVAMSLIVVYVIAPLAIASVIIGTVNALGTSWGLLRHYWVLVKLLLTIFAAGILLAEVPTVTHLGRAAATAADPRVLPGTLLHSIGGLTVLLLTVILSVFKPPGITPYGWRTQSARQR, from the coding sequence GTGAGCTTGCCGCCGCGCCTGCGCAAGACCGTACTGACGCTGCACATCAGCACCTCGGTCGGCTGGTTAGGCGCCGTACTCGCCTATCTCGCCCTGGACATCACGGCCGTCACCAGCAACGACCCGCAGACAGCACGAGGCGCGTACGTCGCGATGAGCCTGATCGTCGTGTACGTCATCGCACCGCTGGCCATCGCGTCCGTGATCATCGGAACCGTGAACGCGCTCGGCACCTCTTGGGGATTACTGCGCCACTACTGGGTGCTGGTGAAGCTCCTGCTCACCATCTTCGCCGCCGGCATCCTCCTGGCCGAAGTCCCGACCGTCACCCACCTGGGCCGAGCGGCCGCAACTGCTGCCGACCCACGCGTGTTGCCGGGAACCCTGCTCCACTCGATAGGCGGCCTGACCGTCCTGCTCCTCACGGTCATCCTCTCGGTCTTCAAGCCTCCCGGCATAACGCCCTACGGCTGGCGCACCCAGTCGGCCCGGCAGCGCTAG
- a CDS encoding acyl-CoA dehydrogenase family protein has translation MSNSFDLYALSEEHQAIREAVRAVCDAKVAPHAGDVDELAEFPKASYDALKAADFHAPHIPEQYGGAGADALATVIVIEEVARACASTSLIPAVNKLGSLPLLLSGSDEVKQAYLPPVAAGDAMFSYCLSEPEAGSDAVSMKTRAVLDGDHYVLNGVKRWITNAGVSEYYTVFAVTDPDARSRGISAFVVEKSDDGVSFGAPEKKLGIKGSPTREVYLDNVRIPVSRLIGDPGTGFGTAMSTLDHTRVTIAAQALGIAQGALDYALGYVQERKQFGKAIAEFQGLQFMLADMGMKIEAARQLTYAAAARSERGDSDLTYFGAAAKCFASDVAMAVTVDAVQLLGGYGYTHDYPVERMMRDAKITQIYEGTNQVQRIVMARQLLKGL, from the coding sequence GTGAGTAACTCTTTCGACCTTTACGCGCTGTCCGAGGAGCACCAGGCCATCCGCGAGGCGGTGCGCGCGGTCTGTGACGCCAAGGTCGCGCCGCACGCCGGTGACGTGGACGAACTGGCCGAGTTCCCCAAGGCGTCGTACGACGCGCTGAAGGCGGCCGACTTCCACGCGCCGCACATCCCCGAGCAGTACGGCGGCGCCGGCGCGGACGCGCTCGCGACGGTGATCGTGATCGAGGAGGTCGCGCGGGCGTGTGCCTCGACCTCGCTGATCCCGGCCGTGAACAAGCTCGGCTCGTTGCCGCTGCTGCTCTCGGGGTCCGACGAGGTCAAGCAGGCGTACTTGCCGCCGGTGGCCGCGGGTGACGCGATGTTCTCGTACTGCCTTTCGGAGCCGGAGGCCGGTTCGGACGCCGTCTCGATGAAGACGCGGGCGGTGCTCGACGGCGACCACTACGTGCTCAACGGCGTGAAGCGCTGGATCACCAACGCCGGCGTCAGCGAGTACTACACGGTCTTCGCGGTGACCGACCCGGACGCGCGCTCTCGCGGCATCAGCGCGTTCGTGGTGGAGAAGTCCGACGACGGCGTCAGCTTCGGCGCCCCGGAGAAGAAGCTCGGCATCAAGGGGTCGCCGACGCGTGAGGTCTACCTCGACAACGTGCGCATTCCCGTGTCGCGGCTGATCGGCGATCCCGGCACCGGCTTCGGTACGGCGATGTCGACGCTCGACCACACCCGCGTCACGATCGCCGCGCAGGCCCTCGGTATCGCGCAGGGTGCTCTCGACTACGCCCTCGGATATGTCCAGGAGCGCAAGCAGTTCGGCAAGGCGATCGCGGAGTTCCAGGGCCTGCAGTTCATGCTCGCGGACATGGGTATGAAGATCGAGGCGGCCCGCCAGTTGACGTACGCCGCCGCGGCCCGTTCCGAGCGAGGCGATTCCGATCTGACGTACTTCGGCGCCGCCGCGAAGTGCTTCGCCTCGGACGTCGCGATGGCCGTCACCGTGGACGCCGTACAACTCCTTGGTGGTTACGGCTACACCCACGACTACCCGGTCGAGCGCATGATGCGCGACGCCAAGATCACCCAAATCTACGAAGGCACCAACCAGGTCCAGCGCATCGTCATGGCCCGCCAACTCCTCAAGGGGCTCTAA